In the Sinorhizobium arboris LMG 14919 genome, one interval contains:
- a CDS encoding helix-turn-helix domain-containing protein produces MNITSLEQREPGTGGTSSAFDIGLRLSQLRRERGWTLQQASKRTGVSSSALSKIERNELSPTISTVQRIANGYGVDVVTLLNEKDESRSLAGRRSVTRANEGRPYQSNSCANTLLCADLLDKRMTPIRTVVTARSPDDYGSWPVNDAEIFVTVIKGTMVVHSEIYEPLVLHQGDSLYYDANSPHVWTSEGPEDAEVVWVIAG; encoded by the coding sequence ATGAACATCACATCCCTCGAGCAAAGAGAGCCTGGAACCGGGGGAACGTCGAGCGCCTTCGATATCGGCCTGCGCCTGTCCCAGCTTCGCCGGGAGCGCGGCTGGACACTGCAGCAGGCGAGCAAGCGTACCGGTGTTTCGTCCTCGGCTCTCTCCAAGATCGAGCGCAATGAACTGTCACCCACCATCTCCACGGTTCAGCGTATAGCGAACGGCTACGGGGTTGATGTCGTGACCCTACTCAATGAAAAGGACGAGTCGCGCAGTCTGGCCGGCCGCCGCAGTGTAACGCGGGCCAATGAGGGGCGTCCCTATCAATCCAACAGTTGTGCCAACACGCTGCTATGCGCCGATCTGCTCGACAAACGCATGACACCGATCAGGACGGTCGTCACCGCCCGCTCGCCGGACGACTACGGCTCTTGGCCAGTCAACGATGCAGAGATCTTCGTCACTGTGATCAAAGGTACCATGGTCGTTCACAGCGAGATCTACGAGCCGCTTGTTCTCCATCAGGGCGACAGCCTCTATTACGACGCCAATTCCCCGCATGTCTGGACCTCTGAAGGACCGGAGGATGCCGAGGTCGTCTGGGTAATCGCGGGCTAA
- a CDS encoding alpha-hydroxy acid oxidase, which produces MSVLLNADDFRQRARRILPRGLFEYIDRGTEDETALRKLRESLDAITLRPSALTGHDWRDLKTQLFGTTIAAPLIVAPTALAGLVSYDGEAKLARAAATAGIPFCVSTQSVTTIESIRRGAPGAILWFQLYVWRDRSLTEQLLKRVAACDCDCLVITADTPLSPNREYNRRNGFSIPFSPTVRNIVDMATHPRWLLGVMGRYLATEGMPTYGHYPSEFRGAITRPSVADAVRLEHRLNWDDVRRLRDSWQGTFIVKGILTAEDAEMAADIGADGIVVSTHGGRNLDCLPTPASCLPKISRAVGARLTVLADSGVRRGTDVLKYLSLGAESVQLGRLPLWGLAAHGEKGAVAMLQMIIREIDTALGFLGFCNAGSLRTAQPLTDCCSSAERQLRQ; this is translated from the coding sequence ATGTCTGTGCTGTTGAACGCCGACGATTTCCGCCAGCGTGCACGAAGGATACTCCCTCGCGGATTGTTCGAATACATCGACCGCGGGACAGAGGACGAGACCGCACTTAGAAAGTTGCGTGAATCCCTCGACGCCATCACCTTGCGTCCGTCGGCCCTGACAGGTCACGACTGGCGGGACCTGAAAACCCAACTTTTCGGCACCACGATTGCCGCACCTCTCATCGTTGCCCCGACGGCACTTGCTGGGCTGGTTTCCTATGACGGCGAGGCCAAACTCGCCCGCGCGGCCGCCACCGCCGGCATTCCCTTCTGCGTGTCGACCCAGTCTGTCACAACGATTGAGAGCATCAGGCGCGGCGCCCCGGGCGCGATTCTGTGGTTCCAACTCTATGTCTGGCGCGACAGATCTCTGACAGAACAGCTCTTGAAGCGTGTGGCAGCGTGCGATTGCGATTGTCTCGTCATCACGGCTGACACGCCCTTATCCCCCAATCGCGAATACAACAGGCGCAACGGGTTCTCCATTCCCTTCTCCCCGACGGTGAGAAACATCGTTGACATGGCCACCCACCCGCGCTGGCTCCTTGGAGTGATGGGGCGCTACCTTGCCACCGAGGGCATGCCAACCTACGGCCATTATCCGTCTGAATTCCGCGGCGCCATCACACGTCCAAGCGTGGCCGATGCCGTGCGTCTTGAACACCGCCTGAACTGGGACGATGTCCGCAGGCTCAGGGATAGCTGGCAGGGCACGTTCATAGTGAAAGGCATCCTCACGGCTGAAGATGCCGAAATGGCCGCCGACATCGGCGCTGACGGCATCGTCGTGTCGACGCACGGTGGCCGCAATCTGGACTGCCTGCCCACCCCAGCCTCCTGTCTTCCCAAAATTTCCAGGGCTGTAGGCGCTCGCTTGACCGTCCTCGCTGACAGCGGGGTTCGGCGCGGAACGGACGTCCTGAAATATCTTTCATTGGGCGCCGAAAGCGTTCAACTTGGGCGGCTGCCTCTGTGGGGACTTGCTGCCCATGGTGAAAAAGGGGCTGTAGCTATGCTGCAAATGATTATCCGCGAGATAGACACGGCATTGGGCTTTTTGGGTTTCTGCAATGCCGGAAGCCTGCGTACCGCTCAACCGCTGACGGACTGCTGTAGCTCTGCCGAACGTCAGCTCCGGCAGTAA
- a CDS encoding type II toxin-antitoxin system HigB family toxin, which yields MFNIKGNDYRLVVAVDFEKGIVWIKWIGIHKAYDRIDVTEGEAWRLT from the coding sequence GTGTTCAACATCAAGGGCAATGATTACCGTCTGGTGGTGGCCGTCGATTTCGAGAAGGGCATCGTCTGGATCAAGTGGATCGGCATCCACAAGGCCTATGACAGGATCGACGTGACGGAAGGTGAAGCATGGCGGCTGACCTGA
- a CDS encoding M23 family metallopeptidase: protein MSSDKNMLRSLGDHPPILADGRRAPDRREISMRWLSGTFLTGITSSLLMGVALFAALDGRQQLAIPAEAFAALDPSAPVGAAKRGDRVLSPNIVAKPADKTVMEVSTMIHDGEKEVVRRQPFVHVKMALAANHQTSESYPDFDPLAIFSTDEADAEAPPVRTGTIYGSDVESEVALKTVDFPLNGGGFALGPTMSLDEVEENVRTNGSVLTEGNTQVASLFYVDPQRFASDADNLDLMQGLAARVVEENMSVSSYENITKQSTEYADDVIPVRRATPIETVMVNAGYAKAQAEDAAGYLAEALGAKELGPGDVLRIGIIQKGEEAKIVRATIYSNSRHVLTMAVDDRGRFVPGAEPAKLEAVAAAFDDTGRPVITSGHDLPRVYDGIYRAALSYGMNADMVALVVKLLASNVDFQAQLKPTDSLEAFFSVTDESGRATDDSELLYVNAKFGDAETRFYRFQDPDDNSIDYFDKDGKSIRQFLLRNPVPNGHFRSGFGMRRHPILGFSRMHTGVDWSAPRGTPIIAAGNGVVQKAGWDSGGYGNQTLIRHANGYVSSYNHQSAIAKSVKPGAKVVQGQVIGWVGTTGLSTGPHLHYELIVNGNKVDPLRIRLPGGKSLAGEALAKFEKERERIDELLGGDDTNEVASK, encoded by the coding sequence ATGAGCAGCGATAAGAATATGCTTCGTTCGCTTGGCGACCACCCGCCGATCCTCGCGGACGGCCGTCGCGCACCGGACAGGCGCGAGATCTCGATGCGTTGGCTCTCAGGCACGTTCTTGACCGGCATTACCTCAAGCCTCCTGATGGGCGTCGCGCTCTTTGCGGCTCTCGACGGCCGGCAACAGCTGGCGATTCCGGCGGAAGCCTTCGCCGCGCTCGATCCCTCGGCCCCCGTCGGCGCCGCCAAACGGGGAGATCGCGTTCTTTCGCCCAACATTGTCGCCAAGCCCGCCGACAAAACCGTGATGGAAGTCTCGACCATGATCCATGACGGCGAGAAGGAGGTGGTGCGCCGCCAGCCATTCGTTCACGTTAAAATGGCACTTGCCGCCAACCATCAGACTTCCGAATCCTATCCCGACTTCGACCCGCTGGCGATCTTCTCCACGGACGAGGCGGACGCCGAGGCGCCGCCCGTGAGGACCGGCACGATCTACGGCTCGGATGTCGAGTCCGAGGTTGCGCTGAAGACCGTGGATTTTCCGTTGAACGGCGGCGGTTTCGCACTCGGGCCCACTATGTCGCTCGACGAGGTCGAGGAAAACGTCCGCACCAACGGCTCGGTGCTGACCGAAGGCAATACCCAAGTCGCCTCGCTCTTCTATGTCGATCCGCAACGCTTCGCTTCCGACGCGGACAACCTCGATCTGATGCAGGGCCTCGCAGCGCGCGTCGTCGAGGAGAACATGAGCGTTTCCTCCTATGAGAACATAACGAAGCAGAGCACCGAATACGCCGACGACGTTATACCGGTTCGCCGCGCCACGCCCATCGAGACGGTGATGGTCAATGCGGGCTATGCCAAGGCACAGGCCGAGGACGCGGCCGGCTATCTCGCCGAAGCGCTCGGCGCCAAGGAACTCGGCCCCGGCGACGTGCTGCGCATCGGCATCATCCAGAAGGGCGAGGAAGCGAAGATCGTCCGCGCCACGATATATTCGAATAGCCGGCACGTCCTGACGATGGCCGTAGACGACCGCGGCCGTTTCGTCCCAGGCGCCGAGCCGGCGAAGCTCGAAGCGGTAGCGGCTGCCTTCGACGATACCGGGCGGCCGGTGATCACCAGCGGCCACGACCTGCCCAGAGTCTATGACGGCATCTATCGTGCAGCCCTTTCCTACGGCATGAATGCCGACATGGTCGCTCTCGTCGTCAAGCTGTTGGCGAGCAATGTCGACTTTCAGGCTCAGCTTAAGCCGACGGATTCGCTCGAAGCCTTCTTCTCGGTTACCGATGAAAGCGGCCGGGCGACGGACGATTCGGAACTGCTCTACGTCAATGCCAAATTCGGCGACGCCGAGACACGGTTCTATCGCTTCCAGGATCCGGACGACAATTCGATCGATTATTTCGACAAGGACGGCAAGAGCATCCGTCAGTTCCTGCTGCGCAACCCCGTTCCGAACGGCCATTTCCGCTCCGGCTTCGGCATGCGCCGCCACCCGATCCTCGGCTTCTCCCGTATGCACACAGGCGTCGACTGGTCAGCTCCGCGGGGCACGCCGATCATCGCAGCCGGCAATGGCGTCGTGCAGAAGGCCGGCTGGGACTCGGGCGGCTACGGCAACCAGACGCTGATCCGCCACGCCAACGGCTATGTATCGTCCTACAATCACCAAAGCGCGATCGCCAAGAGTGTCAAGCCGGGAGCCAAGGTCGTCCAGGGTCAGGTGATCGGCTGGGTCGGAACGACCGGCCTTTCGACGGGCCCCCACCTCCACTACGAACTGATCGTCAACGGCAACAAGGTGGACCCATTGCGTATCCGGCTGCCGGGAGGGAAATCGCTCGCGGGCGAAGCGCTGGCGAAATTCGAGAAGGAGCGCGAGCGCATCGACGAGCTTCTCGGCGGCGACGATACGAACGAGGTCGCAAGCAAGTAG
- the clpB gene encoding ATP-dependent chaperone ClpB codes for MDIEKYSERVRGFLQSAQTYALAEGHQQFTPEHVLKVLLDDDQGMAASLIERAGGNAREAKVGTAAALAKLPKVTGGNGSVYLSQPLAKVFTTAEEAAKKAGDSFVTVERLLLALAIESSSATASILSKAGVTPTKLNQVINEIRKGRTADSANAEQGFDSLKKYARDLTAEAREGKLDPVIGRDDEIRRTIQVLSRRTKNNPVLIGEPGVGKTAIAEGLALRIVNGDVPESLKDKRLMALDMGALIAGAKFRGEFEERLKAVLNEVRSEGGEIILFIDEMHTLVGAGKADGAMDASNLLKPALARGELHCVGATTLDEYRKHVEKDAALARRFQPVMVDEPTVEDTISILRGLKEKYEQHHKVRISDSALVAAAALSNRYITDRFLPDKAIDLMDEAASRLRMQVDSKPEELDELDRRVIQLKIEREALKKETDASSKDRLAKLELDLSSLEEQAAALTARWQAEKQKLGRAADLKRQLDEARNELQIAQRKGEFQRAGELAYGVIPNLERELAEAESQDGASANPMVQEVVTPDNIAHIVSRWTGIPVDKMLEGERDKLLRMEDELAKWVVGQGDAVQAVSRAVRRSRAGLQDPNRPIGSFIFLGPTGVGKTELTKALARFLFDDESALMRIDMSEYMEKHSVARLIGAPPGYVGYEEGGALTESVRRRPYQVVLFDEIEKAHPDVFNVLLQVLDDGRLTDGQGRTVDFKNTMIIMTSNLGAEYLAALGENEDSDAVRDQVMEVVRAAFRPEFLNRVDEIILFHRLRRSEMGAIVDIQLERLRKLLSDRKITLELEDDARAFLADRGYDPAYGARPLKRAIQKYVQDPLAEKVLQGEFPDGSVIKVVAGSDRLNFKRGAGTDKEAA; via the coding sequence ATGGATATCGAAAAATATTCTGAACGCGTCCGCGGTTTCCTGCAGTCGGCCCAGACCTATGCACTGGCCGAAGGGCACCAGCAATTTACCCCGGAGCACGTCCTCAAGGTACTTCTCGACGACGATCAGGGCATGGCGGCATCGCTTATCGAGCGCGCCGGCGGCAATGCGCGCGAGGCGAAAGTCGGCACGGCCGCAGCTTTGGCGAAGCTTCCGAAGGTGACCGGCGGCAACGGCTCGGTCTATCTGTCGCAGCCGCTTGCCAAGGTCTTCACCACGGCCGAAGAGGCGGCCAAAAAAGCCGGCGACAGCTTCGTCACTGTCGAGCGTCTGCTCCTGGCGCTGGCGATCGAAAGCTCGTCCGCCACGGCGTCGATCCTCTCAAAGGCCGGCGTCACGCCGACGAAGCTCAATCAGGTCATCAACGAGATTCGCAAGGGGCGCACCGCCGACAGCGCCAATGCGGAACAGGGGTTCGATTCGCTCAAGAAATATGCGCGCGACCTGACCGCCGAGGCGAGGGAAGGCAAGCTCGATCCGGTGATCGGCCGCGACGACGAGATCCGCCGAACGATCCAGGTGCTCTCGCGCCGGACGAAGAACAATCCCGTGCTGATCGGTGAGCCGGGCGTCGGCAAGACGGCGATCGCCGAAGGCCTGGCGCTCAGGATCGTCAACGGCGATGTGCCCGAGAGCCTGAAGGACAAGCGCCTGATGGCGCTCGACATGGGCGCATTGATCGCGGGTGCGAAATTCCGCGGCGAATTCGAAGAGCGGCTCAAGGCGGTACTGAACGAAGTGCGCTCGGAAGGGGGGGAGATCATCCTCTTCATCGATGAGATGCACACGCTGGTTGGTGCCGGCAAGGCGGACGGGGCGATGGATGCTTCGAACCTCCTGAAGCCCGCGCTGGCCCGCGGCGAGCTGCACTGCGTCGGCGCGACCACGCTCGACGAATATCGCAAGCATGTCGAAAAAGACGCGGCGCTTGCCCGCCGGTTCCAGCCGGTGATGGTGGACGAGCCGACGGTCGAGGACACGATTTCGATCCTGCGTGGATTGAAGGAAAAATACGAGCAGCACCACAAAGTTCGGATCTCCGATTCCGCGCTGGTTGCGGCTGCGGCACTTTCCAACCGCTACATCACGGATCGTTTCCTGCCGGACAAGGCGATCGACCTCATGGACGAGGCCGCCTCGCGTCTCAGGATGCAGGTCGACTCGAAGCCGGAGGAACTCGACGAGCTCGACAGGCGCGTCATTCAGCTGAAGATCGAACGCGAAGCTTTGAAAAAGGAGACCGACGCCTCCTCCAAGGACCGCCTTGCCAAACTCGAACTCGACCTGTCTTCGCTCGAAGAGCAGGCGGCCGCATTGACGGCGCGCTGGCAGGCCGAAAAGCAGAAGCTCGGGCGGGCGGCCGATCTGAAGAGACAGCTGGACGAGGCGCGCAACGAACTGCAGATCGCGCAGCGCAAGGGTGAGTTCCAGCGGGCAGGGGAGCTTGCCTACGGCGTGATCCCGAATCTGGAAAGGGAACTTGCCGAAGCCGAAAGCCAGGATGGCGCCAGCGCCAACCCGATGGTGCAGGAGGTCGTGACTCCCGACAACATCGCCCATATCGTGTCGCGCTGGACTGGCATTCCGGTCGACAAGATGCTGGAAGGCGAGCGCGACAAGCTGCTCAGGATGGAAGACGAGCTGGCTAAATGGGTCGTCGGCCAGGGCGATGCCGTGCAGGCGGTATCGCGGGCGGTTCGCCGTTCGCGCGCAGGGCTTCAGGATCCGAACCGGCCGATCGGCTCCTTCATCTTTCTGGGTCCGACCGGTGTCGGCAAGACGGAGCTCACCAAGGCGCTTGCCCGATTCCTCTTCGACGACGAGAGCGCGCTGATGCGGATCGACATGTCGGAATATATGGAGAAGCATTCGGTCGCCCGCCTGATCGGCGCGCCTCCCGGTTATGTCGGTTACGAGGAGGGCGGTGCGCTGACGGAGTCCGTCCGCCGCAGGCCCTATCAGGTCGTGCTGTTCGACGAGATCGAGAAGGCGCATCCTGACGTCTTCAACGTGTTGCTGCAGGTGCTCGACGATGGGCGTCTGACCGATGGTCAGGGGCGCACCGTCGACTTCAAGAACACGATGATCATCATGACCTCCAATCTCGGTGCGGAATACCTGGCCGCACTCGGCGAAAACGAGGACAGCGATGCGGTGCGCGATCAGGTCATGGAGGTGGTGAGAGCCGCTTTCCGTCCGGAATTCCTGAATCGCGTCGACGAGATCATCCTGTTCCACCGGTTGCGCCGCTCGGAAATGGGCGCGATCGTCGACATCCAGCTCGAAAGGCTGCGCAAACTCCTCTCGGACCGCAAGATCACGCTCGAGTTGGAGGACGATGCACGTGCTTTCCTGGCGGACAGGGGCTACGATCCGGCTTACGGCGCTCGTCCTCTGAAGCGGGCGATTCAGAAATACGTTCAGGATCCGCTGGCCGAGAAAGTGCTGCAGGGCGAGTTCCCGGATGGGTCGGTGATCAAGGTCGTCGCCGGTTCCGACCGCCTGAACTTCAAGCGCGGCGCCGGGACGGACAAGGAGGCCGCGTAA
- a CDS encoding DUF4167 domain-containing protein, with protein MRPGQQNKRGRGRNNNNSGNNNNRKGSNPLTRTYDSSGPDVKIRGTAQHIAEKYAALARDAQSSGDRVIAENYLQHAEHYNRIIAAAQAQMQDRFQREERQDYQDRDSGDREQDDLDQGYAEEAPAAPAAAAAPANEPQPVIDGSGPQPVIEGMPAEVAMEEEAQGSAGRSASRRRSTSRPRRQPRRGAQDEAAGDSQPATDGNTPALATSE; from the coding sequence ATGAGGCCAGGACAGCAAAACAAGCGCGGCCGTGGGCGGAATAACAACAACAGCGGAAACAACAATAATCGCAAGGGATCCAATCCCTTGACGCGGACCTACGACAGCTCCGGCCCGGATGTGAAGATTCGTGGTACCGCACAGCACATCGCCGAGAAATATGCGGCGCTTGCTCGCGACGCGCAGAGCTCCGGCGACCGCGTTATCGCTGAGAACTACCTGCAGCACGCCGAGCACTACAACCGCATCATCGCGGCTGCGCAGGCTCAGATGCAGGACCGGTTCCAGCGCGAGGAACGCCAGGACTATCAGGATCGTGACTCTGGCGATCGCGAACAGGACGATCTGGATCAGGGCTATGCGGAAGAAGCGCCGGCCGCTCCGGCGGCCGCCGCGGCTCCCGCCAACGAGCCTCAGCCGGTCATCGACGGCTCAGGTCCCCAGCCGGTGATCGAGGGCATGCCCGCTGAAGTCGCAATGGAAGAGGAGGCGCAGGGCTCTGCCGGTCGTTCGGCCTCCCGCCGCCGCAGCACGAGCCGGCCTCGCCGGCAGCCGCGTCGTGGCGCGCAGGACGAGGCAGCCGGTGACTCGCAGCCCGCAACCGACGGCAATACTCCGGCGCTCGCCACCTCGGAATAA